A window of the Nisaea acidiphila genome harbors these coding sequences:
- the mdh gene encoding malate dehydrogenase, with amino-acid sequence MARNKIALVGAGNIGGTLALLAGLKELGDVVLFDIVEGIPQGKSLDIAEASPVEGFDANMLGANDYSALKGSDVVIVTAGIPRKPGMSRDDLIETNTKVMQAVADGIKANCPDAFVICITNPLDVMVGILQKLSGLPANKVVGMAGVLDSARFRYFLAEEFKVSVEDVTAFVLGGHGDTMVPLTRYSTVAGIPVPDLVKMGWTTQEKVDQIVQRTRDGGAEIVGLLKTGSAFYAPASSAIQMADSYLKDKKRVLPCAAQCSGEYGLDGLYVGVPCVIGANGVERIVEIEMNADEKAMFDHSVNAVKSLNEVAAKLGI; translated from the coding sequence ATGGCTCGCAACAAGATCGCGCTTGTCGGCGCAGGCAATATCGGCGGCACGCTGGCGCTGCTCGCCGGTCTCAAGGAACTCGGCGACGTAGTGCTGTTCGATATCGTGGAGGGCATCCCCCAGGGCAAGTCTCTGGATATCGCCGAAGCCTCCCCGGTCGAAGGCTTCGATGCCAACATGCTCGGCGCGAACGACTACAGTGCGCTCAAGGGCTCCGACGTCGTCATCGTCACCGCCGGCATCCCGCGCAAGCCGGGTATGAGCCGCGATGACCTGATCGAAACCAACACCAAGGTCATGCAGGCGGTTGCCGACGGCATCAAGGCGAACTGCCCTGACGCGTTCGTCATCTGCATCACCAACCCGCTCGACGTCATGGTCGGCATCCTGCAGAAGCTGAGCGGCCTGCCGGCCAACAAGGTCGTCGGCATGGCCGGTGTGCTCGACAGCGCCCGCTTCCGTTACTTCCTCGCCGAGGAATTCAAGGTCTCCGTCGAGGACGTGACGGCCTTCGTGCTCGGCGGCCACGGCGACACCATGGTCCCGCTGACCCGCTATTCCACCGTCGCCGGCATCCCGGTTCCGGATCTGGTGAAGATGGGTTGGACCACGCAGGAAAAGGTGGATCAGATCGTGCAGCGCACCCGTGACGGCGGTGCCGAGATCGTCGGCCTGCTGAAGACCGGCTCCGCCTTCTACGCGCCGGCCTCGTCCGCCATCCAGATGGCCGACTCCTACCTCAAGGACAAGAAGCGGGTCCTGCCCTGCGCGGCCCAGTGCTCCGGCGAATACGGCCTCGACGGTCTCTATGTCGGCGTGCCGTGCGTGATCGGAGCGAACGGCGTCGAGCGAATCGTCGAGATCGAGATGAACGCCGACGAGAAAGCCATGTTCGACCACTCGGTCAACGCGGTGAAGAGCCTGAACGAAGTCGCGGCGAAGCTCGGTATCTAA